A genome region from Glycine max cultivar Williams 82 chromosome 5, Glycine_max_v4.0, whole genome shotgun sequence includes the following:
- the LOC100817359 gene encoding purple acid phosphatase 3-like precursor has translation MAGLGIWMGFVSLCLLSVSVSGLLQRLEHPVKADGSLSLMVIGDWGRKGTYNQSQVATQMGRVAAKLNIDFVISTGDNFYDDGLTGIDDPAFEISFSKIYTAKSLQKQWYSVLGNHDYRGDVEAQLNPILQKIDPRWICQRSFIVDTEIAEFFFIDSTPFVDKYFLKPKDHKYDWRGVLPREKYLSKLLKDLEIALKDSTAKWKIVVGHHPVRSIGHHGDTKELIRQLLPILEENNVDMYINGHDHCLEHISSRSSQIQFLTSGGGSKAWKGDMDKDKKDGIKFYYDGQGFMSVELEETNAKVVYFDIYGKVLHVVNLPKGLGTSVSAI, from the exons ATGGCAGGTTTGGGAATATGGATGGGTTTCGTTAGCCTGTGTCTTCTGTCTGTATCAGTATCAGGTCTGCTCCAACGCCTAGAGCACCCTGTCAAAGCTGATGGCTCACTTAGCCTTATGGTCATTGGAGACTGGGGAAGGAAAGGAACATACAACCAATCTCAAGTTGCCACTCAG ATGGGAAGGGTTGCTGCAAAGTTAAATATCGACTTTGTGATATCCACTGGAGACAATTTCTACGATGATGGATTGACTGGTATAGATGACCCTGCATTTGAAATTTCCTTCTCAAAAATCTACACTGCCAAGAGCCTCCAAAAGCAATGGTATAGTG TGTTGGGCAACCATGACTACAGGGGTGATGTTGAAGCTCAATTGAATCCAATCCTTCAGAAAATTGATCCTAGATGGATCTGCCAAAGATCATTTATTGTTGATACTG AAATTGCTGAGTTCTTCTTCATTGATTCAACACCTTTTGTGGACAAGTATTTTCTTAAGCCAAAGGACCACAAGTATGACTGGAGAGGAGTGCTTCCAAgggaaaaatatttatcaaagctCTTGAAG GATCTGGAAATAGCATTGAAGGATTCTACTGCCAAGTGGAAGATTGTTGTGGGGCATCATCCTGTAAGAAGCATAGGACATCACGGTGACACCAAAGAGCTCATAAGACAGCTCCTGCCAATTCTTGAG GAAAATAATGTGGATATGTACATTAATGGGCATGACCATTGCTTGGAACACATAAGTAGCAGAAGCAG CCAAATCCAATTCTTAACCAGTGGTGGAGGTTCAAAGGCATGGAAAGGAGACATGGATAAAGATAAGAAAGATGGGATCAAGTTTTACTATGATGGACAAGGATTTATGTCCGTGGAGCTGGAAGAAACCAATGCCAAAGTTGTTTATTTCGATATTTATGGGAAAGTTTTGCATGTTGTGAATCTGCCCAAGGGGTTAGGTACTTCTGTCTCTGCCATATAG
- the LOC100817359 gene encoding purple acid phosphatase 3-like isoform X1, whose amino-acid sequence MAGLGIWMGFVSLCLLSVSVSGLLQRLEHPVKADGSLSLMVIGDWGRKGTYNQSQVATQMGRVAAKLNIDFVISTGDNFYDDGLTGIDDPAFEISFSKIYTAKSLQKQWYSVLGNHDYRGDVEAQLNPILQKIDPRWICQRSFIVDTEIAEFFFIDSTPFVDKYFLKPKDHKYDWRGVLPREKYLSKLLKDLEIALKDSTAKWKIVVGHHPVRSIGHHGDTKELIRQLLPILEVIHLGQYIFYCILYKKILVIKLNLQENNVDMYINGHDHCLEHISSRSSQIQFLTSGGGSKAWKGDMDKDKKDGIKFYYDGQGFMSVELEETNAKVVYFDIYGKVLHVVNLPKGLGTSVSAI is encoded by the exons ATGGCAGGTTTGGGAATATGGATGGGTTTCGTTAGCCTGTGTCTTCTGTCTGTATCAGTATCAGGTCTGCTCCAACGCCTAGAGCACCCTGTCAAAGCTGATGGCTCACTTAGCCTTATGGTCATTGGAGACTGGGGAAGGAAAGGAACATACAACCAATCTCAAGTTGCCACTCAG ATGGGAAGGGTTGCTGCAAAGTTAAATATCGACTTTGTGATATCCACTGGAGACAATTTCTACGATGATGGATTGACTGGTATAGATGACCCTGCATTTGAAATTTCCTTCTCAAAAATCTACACTGCCAAGAGCCTCCAAAAGCAATGGTATAGTG TGTTGGGCAACCATGACTACAGGGGTGATGTTGAAGCTCAATTGAATCCAATCCTTCAGAAAATTGATCCTAGATGGATCTGCCAAAGATCATTTATTGTTGATACTG AAATTGCTGAGTTCTTCTTCATTGATTCAACACCTTTTGTGGACAAGTATTTTCTTAAGCCAAAGGACCACAAGTATGACTGGAGAGGAGTGCTTCCAAgggaaaaatatttatcaaagctCTTGAAG GATCTGGAAATAGCATTGAAGGATTCTACTGCCAAGTGGAAGATTGTTGTGGGGCATCATCCTGTAAGAAGCATAGGACATCACGGTGACACCAAAGAGCTCATAAGACAGCTCCTGCCAATTCTTGAGGTCATTCATTTAGgccaatatatattttattgtatacTATATAAGAAAATCCTAGTGATAAAATTAAACTTGCAGGAAAATAATGTGGATATGTACATTAATGGGCATGACCATTGCTTGGAACACATAAGTAGCAGAAGCAG CCAAATCCAATTCTTAACCAGTGGTGGAGGTTCAAAGGCATGGAAAGGAGACATGGATAAAGATAAGAAAGATGGGATCAAGTTTTACTATGATGGACAAGGATTTATGTCCGTGGAGCTGGAAGAAACCAATGCCAAAGTTGTTTATTTCGATATTTATGGGAAAGTTTTGCATGTTGTGAATCTGCCCAAGGGGTTAGGTACTTCTGTCTCTGCCATATAG
- the LOC100817359 gene encoding purple acid phosphatase 3-like isoform X2 yields the protein MAGLGIWMGFVSLCLLSVSVSGLLQRLEHPVKADGSLSLMVIGDWGRKGTYNQSQVATQMGRVAAKLNIDFVISTGDNFYDDGLTGIDDPAFEISFSKIYTAKSLQKQWYSVLGNHDYRGDVEAQLNPILQKIDPRWICQRSFIVDTEIAEFFFIDSTPFVDKYFLKPKDHKYDWRGVLPREKYLSKLLKDLEIALKDSTAKWKIVVGHHPVRSIGHHGDTKELIRQLLPILEENNVDMYINGHDHCLEHISSRSSDECCCSQIQFLTSGGGSKAWKGDMDKDKKDGIKFYYDGQGFMSVELEETNAKVVYFDIYGKVLHVVNLPKGLGTSVSAI from the exons ATGGCAGGTTTGGGAATATGGATGGGTTTCGTTAGCCTGTGTCTTCTGTCTGTATCAGTATCAGGTCTGCTCCAACGCCTAGAGCACCCTGTCAAAGCTGATGGCTCACTTAGCCTTATGGTCATTGGAGACTGGGGAAGGAAAGGAACATACAACCAATCTCAAGTTGCCACTCAG ATGGGAAGGGTTGCTGCAAAGTTAAATATCGACTTTGTGATATCCACTGGAGACAATTTCTACGATGATGGATTGACTGGTATAGATGACCCTGCATTTGAAATTTCCTTCTCAAAAATCTACACTGCCAAGAGCCTCCAAAAGCAATGGTATAGTG TGTTGGGCAACCATGACTACAGGGGTGATGTTGAAGCTCAATTGAATCCAATCCTTCAGAAAATTGATCCTAGATGGATCTGCCAAAGATCATTTATTGTTGATACTG AAATTGCTGAGTTCTTCTTCATTGATTCAACACCTTTTGTGGACAAGTATTTTCTTAAGCCAAAGGACCACAAGTATGACTGGAGAGGAGTGCTTCCAAgggaaaaatatttatcaaagctCTTGAAG GATCTGGAAATAGCATTGAAGGATTCTACTGCCAAGTGGAAGATTGTTGTGGGGCATCATCCTGTAAGAAGCATAGGACATCACGGTGACACCAAAGAGCTCATAAGACAGCTCCTGCCAATTCTTGAG GAAAATAATGTGGATATGTACATTAATGGGCATGACCATTGCTTGGAACACATAAGTAGCAGAAGCAG TGATGAGTGTTGTTGCAGCCAAATCCAATTCTTAACCAGTGGTGGAGGTTCAAAGGCATGGAAAGGAGACATGGATAAAGATAAGAAAGATGGGATCAAGTTTTACTATGATGGACAAGGATTTATGTCCGTGGAGCTGGAAGAAACCAATGCCAAAGTTGTTTATTTCGATATTTATGGGAAAGTTTTGCATGTTGTGAATCTGCCCAAGGGGTTAGGTACTTCTGTCTCTGCCATATAG